The following proteins come from a genomic window of Venturia canescens isolate UGA chromosome 4, ASM1945775v1, whole genome shotgun sequence:
- the LOC122408901 gene encoding outer spore wall assembly protein SHE10-like isoform X2, translating to MDLKYRIVAFLEKPKSQKLLDVDIIPITWLVFKEDDPDGCYCKFMKGPFTPERTAHLKKMVTNCESPEKDWPTYAIDIRGRAATYQEAERKVLELQHKLYVYTSDTDASAFTKANEDKKALKLKNYSDADGVKRKLNGVSIDLKKTIGSNKRRRSSTSSRTEEEPNASVSSTTSATDDEKRKMKTKLKAKKKRGRNERKADEKKRLPVEFSNDDKLEELARLPCSNRTAHSSTERSSRNFRIADEMKTSEKAPKSIQPDKNLSSLSVTSGTSVVDRSVVTEKNTEMSKVKRGIDVNNTQNFKGVLTAIIESHNVLSKQIAKGNGLIVELNLRVSNIEQNIARLLRDHEQGGNNEKNVNDMSEGELAEIPKQPIEIPIKSFDDFAKHEEQLKITSYRKKMMFRMLSIVSDKLTLTKNIGNILRTYLSRDIAMQFTSVKPMPNKHVFKSTEIYSCVKDAVIKVFSKSVTTPLSEENILKSLRSVLDNAKDWDGQRFVRINKKKMDNSSNV from the exons ATGGATCTGAAGTATCGTATAGTAGCTTTTTTAGAAAAACCGAAAAGCCAAAAATTGTTGGATGTTGATATTATTCCAATAACATGGCTGGTGTTCAAAGAGGATGATCCTGACGGTTGCTACTGCAAATTTATGAAAGGTCCGTTTACACCAGAACGAACAgctcacttaaaaaaaatggtaaccAACTGTGAAAGTCCAGAAAAAGATTGGCCTACATACGCTATCGACATTCGAGGAAGAGCTG CAACATATCAGGAAGCCGAAAGAAAAGTTTTGGAACTGCAGCATAAGCTTTACGTGTATACTTCTGATACAGATGCATCTGCATTCACAAAAGCAAATGAAGACAAAAAAgctttaaaattgaaaaattattcagatGCCGACGGAGTGAAAAGGAAACTGAACGGAGTgtcgatagatttgaaaaaaacgattggaTCAAACAAAC GTCGCAGATCTTCAACTAGTTCAAGAACCGAAGAAGAGCCAAACGCATCAGTTTCATCAACCACTTCAGCCACTGatgatgaaaaacgaaagatgaaaacaaaGTTGAAAGCCAAAAAGAAACGTGGCCGGAATGAACGAAAggctgatgaaaaaaaacggttgCCAGTCGAGTTTTCTAACGATGATAAGCTGGAAGAACTTGCGAGATTACCATGCAGTAACAGAACTGCTCACTCTTCTACAGAACGATCCTCTCGGAATTTCAGAATTGCAG ATGAAATGAAGACTAGTGAAAAAGCTCCCAAGTCTATACAACCGGACAAAAATTTATCATCCTTATCTGTTACAAGCGGAACTTCTG TCGTGGACAGATCTGTCGTCACCGAAAAAAATACCGAAATGTCAAAGGTGAAAAGAGGTATAGACGTAAATAacacacaaaatttcaaag GCGTGCTCACAGCTATTATAGAATCGCATAATGTTTTGTCTAAACAAATTGCGAAAGGCAATGGACTGATTGTCGAACTCAATTTGAGAGTCTCTAATATCGAGCAGAATATTGCTCGATTGCTTCGGGACCATGAGCAAGGGGgcaataatgagaaaaacgtGAATGATATGAGCGAAGGAGAGCTAGCAGAAATACCGAAACAACCAATCGAAATACCGATTAAATCCTTTGACGATTTTGCTAAGCACGAAGAACAGCTGAAAATAACCAGCTatcggaaaaaaatg ATGTTCCGTATGTTGAGTATCGTCAGCGACAAATTGACTTTGACAAAGAATATCGGTAATATACTCCGTACGTATTTGTCGAGAGATATTGCTATGCAATTCACTTCGGTCAAACCTATGCCCAACAAACATGTGTTCAAATCGACTGAAATCTACTCCTGCGTTAAAG ATGCAGTAATCAAGGTCTTTTCAAAAAGTGTTACTACCCCACTGAGTgaggaaaacattttaaaatcGCTACGGTCTGTATTAGACAACGCGAAAGATTGGGACGGTCAGCGTTTTGTAcgcatcaataaaaaaaaaatggataattCTAGCAACGTGTAA
- the LOC122408901 gene encoding uncharacterized protein isoform X1: MDLKYRIVAFLEKPKSQKLLDVDIIPITWLVFKEDDPDGCYCKFMKGPFTPERTAHLKKMVTNCESPEKDWPTYAIDIRGRAATYQEAERKVLELQHKLYVYTSDTDASAFTKANEDKKALKLKNYSDADGVKRKLNGVSIDLKKTIGSNKRRRSSTSSRTEEEPNASVSSTTSATDDEKRKMKTKLKAKKKRGRNERKADEKKRLPVEFSNDDKLEELARLPCSNRTAHSSTERSSRNFRIADEMKTSEKAPKSIQPDKNLSSLSVTSGTSEFEVSVVDRSVVTEKNTEMSKVKRGIDVNNTQNFKGVLTAIIESHNVLSKQIAKGNGLIVELNLRVSNIEQNIARLLRDHEQGGNNEKNVNDMSEGELAEIPKQPIEIPIKSFDDFAKHEEQLKITSYRKKMMFRMLSIVSDKLTLTKNIGNILRTYLSRDIAMQFTSVKPMPNKHVFKSTEIYSCVKDAVIKVFSKSVTTPLSEENILKSLRSVLDNAKDWDGQRFVRINKKKMDNSSNV; encoded by the exons ATGGATCTGAAGTATCGTATAGTAGCTTTTTTAGAAAAACCGAAAAGCCAAAAATTGTTGGATGTTGATATTATTCCAATAACATGGCTGGTGTTCAAAGAGGATGATCCTGACGGTTGCTACTGCAAATTTATGAAAGGTCCGTTTACACCAGAACGAACAgctcacttaaaaaaaatggtaaccAACTGTGAAAGTCCAGAAAAAGATTGGCCTACATACGCTATCGACATTCGAGGAAGAGCTG CAACATATCAGGAAGCCGAAAGAAAAGTTTTGGAACTGCAGCATAAGCTTTACGTGTATACTTCTGATACAGATGCATCTGCATTCACAAAAGCAAATGAAGACAAAAAAgctttaaaattgaaaaattattcagatGCCGACGGAGTGAAAAGGAAACTGAACGGAGTgtcgatagatttgaaaaaaacgattggaTCAAACAAAC GTCGCAGATCTTCAACTAGTTCAAGAACCGAAGAAGAGCCAAACGCATCAGTTTCATCAACCACTTCAGCCACTGatgatgaaaaacgaaagatgaaaacaaaGTTGAAAGCCAAAAAGAAACGTGGCCGGAATGAACGAAAggctgatgaaaaaaaacggttgCCAGTCGAGTTTTCTAACGATGATAAGCTGGAAGAACTTGCGAGATTACCATGCAGTAACAGAACTGCTCACTCTTCTACAGAACGATCCTCTCGGAATTTCAGAATTGCAG ATGAAATGAAGACTAGTGAAAAAGCTCCCAAGTCTATACAACCGGACAAAAATTTATCATCCTTATCTGTTACAAGCGGAACTTCTG AATTCGAAGTTTCAGTCGTGGACAGATCTGTCGTCACCGAAAAAAATACCGAAATGTCAAAGGTGAAAAGAGGTATAGACGTAAATAacacacaaaatttcaaag GCGTGCTCACAGCTATTATAGAATCGCATAATGTTTTGTCTAAACAAATTGCGAAAGGCAATGGACTGATTGTCGAACTCAATTTGAGAGTCTCTAATATCGAGCAGAATATTGCTCGATTGCTTCGGGACCATGAGCAAGGGGgcaataatgagaaaaacgtGAATGATATGAGCGAAGGAGAGCTAGCAGAAATACCGAAACAACCAATCGAAATACCGATTAAATCCTTTGACGATTTTGCTAAGCACGAAGAACAGCTGAAAATAACCAGCTatcggaaaaaaatg ATGTTCCGTATGTTGAGTATCGTCAGCGACAAATTGACTTTGACAAAGAATATCGGTAATATACTCCGTACGTATTTGTCGAGAGATATTGCTATGCAATTCACTTCGGTCAAACCTATGCCCAACAAACATGTGTTCAAATCGACTGAAATCTACTCCTGCGTTAAAG ATGCAGTAATCAAGGTCTTTTCAAAAAGTGTTACTACCCCACTGAGTgaggaaaacattttaaaatcGCTACGGTCTGTATTAGACAACGCGAAAGATTGGGACGGTCAGCGTTTTGTAcgcatcaataaaaaaaaaatggataattCTAGCAACGTGTAA